A genomic window from Klebsiella quasipneumoniae subsp. quasipneumoniae includes:
- a CDS encoding type II toxin-antitoxin system RelE family toxin has product MTYELAFDPRAWREWHKLGETIKKQFKNKLQQVVQNPRIASASLSDLPDCYKIKLKASGYRLVYQVRDSVVVVYVIAIGKREKAAVYHQANKRL; this is encoded by the coding sequence ATGACCTATGAACTGGCGTTTGATCCGCGTGCCTGGCGCGAATGGCATAAGCTTGGCGAGACGATCAAAAAACAGTTCAAAAATAAGCTCCAGCAGGTTGTGCAGAATCCGCGAATTGCATCGGCCAGTCTGAGTGATTTACCGGATTGCTACAAAATCAAGCTTAAGGCGTCAGGTTATCGGTTGGTGTATCAAGTACGGGATAGTGTGGTGGTGGTTTACGTTATTGCCATTGGCAAAAGAGAGAAAGCGGCCGTTTATCATCAGGCGAATAAACGGCTCTAA
- a CDS encoding type II toxin-antitoxin system RelB/DinJ family antitoxin, with translation MATLNVRLDDKLKKEAYAVLEKLDMTPTEAVRLLFQYIAENGRMPVKSMTISDSEAALLRTVRERLENPQPEVKVSLDDL, from the coding sequence ATGGCCACGCTCAACGTTCGACTGGACGATAAACTCAAAAAAGAGGCTTATGCCGTGCTGGAGAAACTCGATATGACGCCAACGGAGGCGGTGCGCCTGCTGTTTCAATACATTGCGGAAAATGGCCGCATGCCAGTGAAAAGTATGACTATCAGCGATAGCGAAGCGGCATTATTACGCACCGTCCGCGAGCGGCTGGAAAACCCGCAGCCGGAGGTGAAGGTAAGTCTGGATGACCTATGA
- a CDS encoding BglG family transcription antiterminator: MRFPNQRLAQLFTLLRNETLPQDELAQRLSVSTRTVRADITALNALLAQYGAQFILNRGSGYQLKIDNPASFQALEETAPKAQHVPRTAQDRITFLLVRFLTSAFSIKLEDLADEWFVSRATLQNDMVEVRERFQRYQLTLETRPRHGMKLFGSEVSVRACLTDLLWELTQQGGIAPPIGAEAFAEEVPALLEPVLQETLTRHHIRLTDVGERFICLYGAVVVRRVSEGYPLADFSAEDVAQNVRDAARDLAGELQRLAGKPLSPAEEEWLCVHIAARQVQDVDPETISADDDEALVNYILRYINSQYNYNLLDDAQLHADLLTHIKTMITRVRYQIMIPNPLLDNIKQHYPMAWDMTLAAVSSWGKYTPYTISENEIGFLVLHIGVGLERHYNIGYQRQPQVLLVCDTSNAMVRMIEAILQRKYPQLEIAATISQREYEQRDAIEADFVISTVRISEKDKPVVTIAPFPTDYQLDQIGKLVLVDRTRPWMLNKYFDAAHFRVVDTPMDQQTLFAELCQQLLEEGFVDAEFHASVVEREAIVSTMLGDGIALPHSLGLLAKKTVVYTVIAPQGIVWGDETAHIIFLLAISKREYEEAMAIYDIFVTFLRERAMSRLAATRSFDEFKTVAMECVSRF; this comes from the coding sequence ATGCGATTTCCCAACCAACGCTTAGCGCAACTCTTCACCCTGCTGCGGAATGAAACGCTGCCGCAGGATGAGCTGGCGCAACGCCTGTCGGTTTCCACCCGTACCGTGCGCGCCGATATTACCGCCCTGAATGCGCTACTGGCGCAGTATGGCGCGCAGTTTATCCTTAACCGCGGCAGCGGTTATCAGCTGAAAATTGATAACCCGGCGAGCTTTCAGGCGCTGGAGGAGACGGCGCCGAAGGCGCAGCATGTCCCGCGTACCGCCCAGGATCGCATCACTTTCCTGCTGGTGCGTTTTCTGACGTCGGCGTTCTCGATCAAGCTGGAAGACCTGGCGGATGAGTGGTTCGTCAGCCGCGCCACGCTGCAAAACGATATGGTCGAGGTGCGCGAGCGCTTCCAGCGCTATCAGCTAACCCTTGAAACCCGCCCGCGCCACGGCATGAAGCTGTTCGGTAGCGAGGTATCGGTTCGCGCCTGCCTCACCGACCTGCTGTGGGAGCTAACCCAGCAGGGCGGTATCGCGCCGCCGATCGGCGCCGAGGCCTTTGCAGAGGAGGTGCCTGCGCTGCTGGAGCCGGTGCTGCAGGAGACGCTCACGCGCCACCATATTCGTCTCACCGACGTCGGCGAGCGCTTTATCTGCCTGTACGGGGCGGTGGTGGTGCGTCGCGTCAGCGAAGGCTACCCGCTGGCGGATTTTAGTGCTGAAGATGTGGCGCAGAACGTCCGCGATGCCGCGCGCGATCTGGCGGGCGAACTGCAGCGGCTGGCCGGTAAACCTTTATCGCCCGCGGAAGAAGAGTGGCTGTGCGTGCATATCGCCGCCCGTCAGGTACAGGACGTGGACCCGGAAACCATCAGCGCCGACGATGACGAAGCGCTGGTCAACTACATCCTGCGCTACATCAACAGCCAGTATAACTACAACCTGCTGGACGATGCCCAGCTGCACGCCGATCTGCTAACCCACATAAAGACCATGATCACCCGCGTACGCTACCAGATCATGATCCCCAATCCGCTGCTGGATAACATCAAACAGCACTACCCGATGGCCTGGGATATGACCCTCGCCGCGGTCTCCAGCTGGGGCAAATATACTCCATACACCATCAGCGAAAACGAAATCGGCTTTCTGGTGCTGCATATCGGCGTCGGGCTGGAGCGCCACTACAACATCGGCTACCAGCGTCAGCCGCAGGTGCTGCTGGTGTGCGATACCAGCAATGCGATGGTGCGGATGATCGAGGCGATCCTGCAGCGCAAATATCCGCAGCTGGAGATCGCCGCCACTATTTCCCAGCGCGAATACGAACAGCGGGACGCGATCGAGGCGGATTTTGTTATCTCCACGGTGCGGATCAGCGAAAAAGACAAGCCGGTAGTGACCATCGCGCCGTTCCCCACTGACTATCAACTGGATCAGATCGGCAAGCTGGTGCTGGTGGACCGTACCCGTCCATGGATGCTGAATAAGTACTTCGATGCCGCCCACTTCCGGGTGGTCGATACGCCGATGGATCAGCAAACGCTGTTCGCCGAGCTGTGCCAGCAGCTGCTGGAGGAAGGCTTTGTTGACGCCGAGTTTCATGCTTCGGTGGTGGAGCGTGAAGCGATTGTCAGCACCATGCTCGGCGATGGCATTGCGCTGCCGCACTCCCTGGGGCTACTGGCGAAAAAGACGGTGGTCTATACCGTCATTGCCCCGCAGGGCATCGTCTGGGGTGATGAAACCGCCCATATCATCTTCCTGCTCGCTATCAGCAAGCGCGAGTACGAAGAGGCGATGGCGATCTACGATATTTTCGTGACTTTCCTGCGCGAGCGCGCCATGAGCCGCCTCGCCGCGACCCGCAGCTTCGATGAGTTTAAAACGGTGGCGATGGAGTGCGTCAGCCGGTTTTGA
- a CDS encoding lactonase family protein yields the protein MPVARHLLVASLSLFAAAAAAQTHYAWVGTYNPNGEGLYRFTVDSQTGALRDRTLVSSLPNAAQLTVSRDGKTLYAASEVEKGVVQAWRIEKNGELTALNQVASGGAGPVYLSLTPNGKQLLVANYVSGSIAVLPVKEDGSLGEAVDRHQDEGPAGAERPAAAVEGSFAISDHNGPHAHMIAADPSGKFVYSTDLGLDRIYQYRLDSASGKLTPNDPPFIAASSPGAGPRHFVFTPKGDGLWLINEEASTLTFYHLDQQSGLLREGKTVSALPKEYKGTSFAAGLALSNDGKQLYVANRLHNSIAHFTVQADGRLRHQEDIWTRGDYPRTLTLDNQGQWLYVMNQRSDNITRFSVAPKDGKLTFVSDYTPVGSPSQMVISAQP from the coding sequence ATGCCTGTCGCTCGTCATCTGCTTGTCGCTTCACTGTCCCTGTTTGCCGCCGCCGCCGCCGCGCAAACTCACTATGCCTGGGTAGGCACCTATAATCCCAATGGCGAAGGTCTGTACCGCTTTACCGTTGATAGCCAAACCGGCGCGCTACGTGACAGGACGCTGGTGAGTTCGTTGCCGAACGCCGCGCAGCTGACCGTCTCGCGCGATGGCAAGACGCTGTATGCCGCCAGCGAAGTGGAGAAAGGCGTGGTGCAGGCGTGGCGCATTGAGAAGAACGGCGAGCTGACCGCACTCAATCAGGTCGCCTCCGGCGGCGCTGGTCCGGTTTATCTCTCCCTGACGCCGAACGGTAAACAGCTACTGGTGGCCAACTACGTCAGCGGCAGCATCGCCGTGCTACCGGTGAAAGAGGATGGTAGCCTGGGCGAGGCGGTGGACAGGCATCAGGATGAAGGCCCGGCAGGCGCCGAACGCCCGGCGGCGGCCGTCGAGGGCAGCTTCGCCATCAGCGATCACAATGGCCCGCACGCCCATATGATCGCCGCCGATCCCAGCGGGAAATTTGTTTACTCCACCGATCTGGGGCTGGATCGGATCTATCAATATCGGCTGGATAGCGCCAGCGGCAAGTTGACGCCGAACGATCCGCCGTTTATCGCCGCCTCGTCGCCGGGAGCCGGCCCGCGCCACTTCGTCTTCACGCCAAAGGGCGACGGTCTGTGGCTGATTAACGAGGAAGCGTCGACGCTGACCTTCTATCATCTGGATCAGCAAAGCGGCCTGCTGCGCGAAGGCAAAACCGTCTCCGCGCTGCCGAAAGAGTATAAGGGCACCAGCTTTGCCGCCGGCCTGGCGCTGAGCAACGACGGCAAACAGCTGTACGTAGCCAATCGTCTGCATAACAGCATCGCCCACTTTACGGTGCAGGCCGACGGCCGCCTGCGCCACCAGGAGGATATCTGGACGCGCGGAGATTACCCCCGCACGCTGACCCTGGATAATCAAGGGCAGTGGCTGTACGTCATGAACCAGCGTAGCGATAATATTACCCGCTTCAGCGTGGCGCCGAAGGATGGCAAATTGACCTTTGTCTCAGACTACACGCCGGTCGGCAGCCCATCGCAGATGGTGATTTCCGCCCAACCCTGA